A region of Argentina anserina chromosome 5, drPotAnse1.1, whole genome shotgun sequence DNA encodes the following proteins:
- the LOC126796422 gene encoding LOW QUALITY PROTEIN: histone deacetylase 9 (The sequence of the model RefSeq protein was modified relative to this genomic sequence to represent the inferred CDS: substituted 1 base at 1 genomic stop codon), with translation MRSKDRISYFYDGDVGSVYFGPNHPMKPHRLCMTHHLVLSYDLHKKMEIYRPHKAYPVELAQFHXADYVEFLHRITPDKQHLFSNELARYNLGENCPVFDNLFEFCQIYAGGTIDAARRLNNKLCDIAINWAGGLHHAKKCGASGFCYINDLVLGILDLLKHHARVLYIDIDVHHGDGVEEAFYFTDRVMTVSFHKFGDLFFPGTGDVKEIGEREGKFYAINVPLKNGIDDTSFTRLFKTIISKVIETYQPGAIVLQCGADSLAGDRLGCFNLSIDGACLIVIEAIFSSIFLTIYKDFVSL, from the exons ATGCGATCAAAGGACAGAATCTCGTACTTTTATGATG GGGATGTCGGCAGCGTATATTTCGGGCCCAATCATCCCATGAAGCCACACCGGCTGTGTATGACTCATCACCTTGTGCTGTCTTATGATCTCCACAAGAAGATGgaaatttat CGGCCGCATAAGGCGTATCCTGTGGAGCTTGCGCAGTTCCATTGAGCCGACTATGTGGAGTTTCTCCACCGGATTACACCTGACAAACAGCATTTGTTCTCCAATGAGTTGGCAAGAT ATAATCTCGGAGAAAATTGCCCTGTTTTCGacaacttgtttgaattctgTCAAATTTATGCTGGGGGCACAATAG ATGCTGCACGTAGGTTGAACAATAAGCTCTGTGACATTGCTATAAATTGGGCTGGTGGACTACATCATGCCAAAAAGTGTGGGGCATCTGGATTTTGTTACATTAATGACTTGGTCTTGGGTATTTTGGACCTTCTAAAACATCATGCCCGAGTATTATACATTGACATTGATGTGCATCATGGTGATGGAGTAGAGGAAGCTTTTTACTTCACTGATAG GGTAATGACTGTTAGCTTTCACAAGTTCGGGGATCTGTTTTTCCCAGGAACAGGTGATGTTAAG GAAATAGGAGAAAGGGAAGGAAAATTTTATGCCATCAATGTTCCACTAAAGAATGGAATAGATGATACAAGCTTCACCAGACTTTTCAAGACT ATTATTTCCAAGGTTATTGAAACATATCAACCAGGTGCAATAGTTCTCCAATGTGGGGCGGATTCGCTTGCTGGAGATCGCTTGGGCTGCTTCAATCTCTCCATTGATGGTGCATGTCTTATTGTAATTGAAGCAATTTTTTCCTCCATATTTTTAACAATTTATAAggattttgtttctctttaa